The following DNA comes from Deinococcus carri.
CAGGCGCAGGGCGGCCAGCAGCGGCCCCGCGTGGGTAAAGGCGACCACCTCGCCTGCGTCAGGCAGGGCGGCCAGCCAGCCCTCCAGCCGTGCGTGAAGGGCCAGGCCCGTCTCCCCTTCCGGCGGCCCCCGGTCGGAGGTGGGGTCGGCCAGGGCGTCAATCCAGGCGCGGGGCGCTTCCCCGTGGGCGGCTTCCAGCTCGGCCCAGGTGCGGCCCGCCATCACGCCGAAGTTGGCCTCTGCCAGCGCCGGGACCGACCGCGCGTGGGGGAACCCGGCCAGCGCCGCCGTCTGCCGGGCGCGCAGGCTGGGGGAGGTGAAGGCCAGGGCCGACTCTGGCAGCCTCAGCGCGCGGGCGAGAGCTAGGCCCGTCTCCGATAGGGGCGCGTCCTCGTCAGAGCGCGGATAGCGGCGCTCGGCATTCGGGAGGGTGGGCGCGTGGCGGATGAGGTGGAGGGTAAGGGGCGAGATACAGCCACTCTAACCGGGCAGCGGACACCCAGGACACGTCCGGCCCGCCGCCTTATTACAATATGCGATACTGTGGCAATGGGGATGAACGTTCTCACCCTGAGTACCCTGCTCGCCTTCGGGGAAGAGCATCCGGATGCCGCAGCGCCGCTCCGGGCCTGGTACCGGCACGTCCGTTCCCGGGAGTACGGCTCTTTTGCCGAGGTCAAGGCCGACTTCGGCAGCGCCGACTGGGTGGGCGGCCTTATCGTGTTCGACATCGGGGGCAAGAAGTACCGCCTGATTGTCCGGCCCAATTTCGTGGGCAAGCGGTTTTATATCGAGGCCGCCCTGACCCACCGGCAGTATGACCACTGGAGGCCCTGAGATGACCAACTTCTCCGAACTCTCGCGCACCTGGCAGCACCTGCACGCCCTGGCCCCGGAAGCGTTTGCCCCCATCGAAAGCGGCGACGATCTGGCGCGCGCGACCATCTTTCTGAAGGCGCTCGACGCCGAGATAGGCGAAACGCCAGGGCATCCGCTGGCCGACCTCGCGGACACGCTGATGCACCGGATCATGGCCTATGAGGCGGAGCATTTTCCTGTTCCCAAGGCGGATGGTCCGGCCATGCTGGCCTTTTACCTGGAGCAGAACAACCTGACCCAGCAGCAACTGGCCGAGGCGACCGGCATTCAGCAGAGTACCCTCAGTCAGTTGCTGCACCGCAAACGCGCCCTGACCGCCGACCACGCCCGCGCGCTGGGCCGCTACTTCGGGGTAGAGGCAGGCCTGTTTCTCTGACCGCCGCGCCTCACCCCCGCCCCCACGCATACGCCCCCAGCGCGACCAGTTCCGCCGTCACCACCAGCAGGCCGTACACGTCGCCGTTCAGGCCCCCACCCAGGCGCGCGGCGGAGAAACGGGCGGCCAACAGCACGGCCACCAGCGCGGCCAGGGCCGCCGCCCACGCCCCCGGCAGCAGCAGGGCGGGCAGGGCCAGCACCAGCGCCGCGCCCCAGCGTCCCTCGCGCGAGCGTGCGCCCAGCGACTCCTGCCGCGCCGCCGGGTAGAGGTTTATGGGCAGCAGCACCAGCCCCCGCGCGACCACTGCCGCGACGACGGGCGCGTAGGCGGGAATCGGCGCGGCCAGCAGGCTCCACAACACCAGCAGCGCCAGCACCCCGGTCGCCAGCCCGAAGGCCCCCACATGCACGTCGCGCAGAATCTCCAGCCGCCGCTCCGGGCTTTTCATGGCGAAGAGGGCATCGGCGCTGTCCACCAGCCCGTCGAAATGCAGCATCCCGGTGACGGCCAGCCACGCCCCCACCGCAAGGGCCGCGCGCACGCCCTCCGGCAGCGGCAGCGGCAGCCACAGCACCAACGCCACCAGCCCGCCCACCGCGTACCCCGCCAGGGGGTAATAGGCGCTGGCCCGCGCGAAGTCGCCCTCGCGGACCTCGCGGACGTGGGGCAGGGGCAGCGTGGTCAGGAAGGTCAGGGCCAGGTGCGCGGCCTGAAGCTGCCGCCGCCAGCCGGGGCGGGGGGCGGGGGTGGTCAATCCCGGTCTCCGTGCACCTGCACCTGCGCGGCCACCGCCAGGGCCAGGGTGAGGGCCTCGCCACCCCGCAGCGTAACGGTCAGAGTGCCCAGCGGCGCGTCCACCTGCCGCAGCGTGACGGGCACCCCCGGCGTGAGGCCCGCCGCAACGAGTGCGCGCAGCCCCGCCGCGTCACTGTCGGGCACGCGGGCCACGGTGGCGGCCTCACCGGGCGCGAGCTGGGTCAGGCGGCGCTCGGCGCGGGTGGGCAACTCGCCCGCCAGGGTGGGAATCGGGTCGCCGTGCGGGTCGTGGGTGGGGTCGCCCAGCCAGGCCGCGATGCGCGCCTCCAGCCGTTCGGAGAGGGCATGTTCCAGCCGCTCCGCCTCCTCGTGGACCTCGTCAAGCGGCACGCCCAGCGCCCGGTGCAGGAAGAGTTCCAGCAGCCGGTGATGCCGCAGTACCTCCAGCGCGACCCGCTGCCCCTCGGCGGTCAGGCTCGCGCCCTGATACGGCGCGTGGGCCACCAGCCCCTGCTCGCTGAGTTTGCGGAGCATCCCCGTTACGCTGGCGGGCATCACACCCAGGGCGTCGGCCAGGGCCTGCGTGTTGACCTTGCCGCGCTGCCCCAGCAGGTACAGGTGCTTGAGGTAATCCTCGGCGGAGGGAGAGAGCGCGCGGGCCGTCATGGGAGGCAGTTTAGGTCAGGGGTCCGGCGTGGGGGTTAGGGGTGAGTGGGAAGTGGTCAGTGGTGAGTGGGGGTCGTGAAGGCTTTCACGGTCTACCTTCTGCCCTCCCCGGGAACTTTTCCCCCCCTCCCCGCCTCTTACCCTGTGAGGTGGCCTTGAACGACCTGACGGACGCGCAACTGGTGCGCCTCGCCGCGCAGCCCGGACCTCACCGGGAGGCGGCCTTCGAGGCGCTGGTGCGGCGGCACGCGGGCCGGGTTCACCGGGTGGCGGCGGGAACGGTCGGGGCAGGCGCGGCAGACGACGTGGTGCAGGAGGTGTTTATCAGCGTGGAGCGGCATCTGGGGGGCTTTCGGGGCGAGGCGCAGTTCACGACCTGGCTGCACCGCGTCACGCTGAACGCCTGCCACAAGGCGCTGGCTGTCCGCCGTCACCTCCCGCTGGAAGACGCCCCCGAACCCGTGGCCCCCCACAACCCGGTCCAGGCAGGCGAACAGGCCGACCTGCGCGAACGCCTCGCCTGGGCCATGCGCCAGCTTCCGCCCGAGCAG
Coding sequences within:
- a CDS encoding histidine phosphatase family protein — protein: MSPLTLHLIRHAPTLPNAERRYPRSDEDAPLSETGLALARALRLPESALAFTSPSLRARQTAALAGFPHARSVPALAEANFGVMAGRTWAELEAAHGEAPRAWIDALADPTSDRGPPEGETGLALHARLEGWLAALPDAGEVVAFTHAGPLLAALRLTVGLRAAEVRPGGVATLRRAGGAWWLAELRVPPDLP
- a CDS encoding type II toxin-antitoxin system HigB family toxin gives rise to the protein MNVLTLSTLLAFGEEHPDAAAPLRAWYRHVRSREYGSFAEVKADFGSADWVGGLIVFDIGGKKYRLIVRPNFVGKRFYIEAALTHRQYDHWRP
- a CDS encoding helix-turn-helix domain-containing protein, whose product is MTNFSELSRTWQHLHALAPEAFAPIESGDDLARATIFLKALDAEIGETPGHPLADLADTLMHRIMAYEAEHFPVPKADGPAMLAFYLEQNNLTQQQLAEATGIQQSTLSQLLHRKRALTADHARALGRYFGVEAGLFL
- a CDS encoding adenosylcobinamide-GDP ribazoletransferase, yielding MTTPAPRPGWRRQLQAAHLALTFLTTLPLPHVREVREGDFARASAYYPLAGYAVGGLVALVLWLPLPLPEGVRAALAVGAWLAVTGMLHFDGLVDSADALFAMKSPERRLEILRDVHVGAFGLATGVLALLVLWSLLAAPIPAYAPVVAAVVARGLVLLPINLYPAARQESLGARSREGRWGAALVLALPALLLPGAWAAALAALVAVLLAARFSAARLGGGLNGDVYGLLVVTAELVALGAYAWGRG
- a CDS encoding metal-dependent transcriptional regulator encodes the protein MTARALSPSAEDYLKHLYLLGQRGKVNTQALADALGVMPASVTGMLRKLSEQGLVAHAPYQGASLTAEGQRVALEVLRHHRLLELFLHRALGVPLDEVHEEAERLEHALSERLEARIAAWLGDPTHDPHGDPIPTLAGELPTRAERRLTQLAPGEAATVARVPDSDAAGLRALVAAGLTPGVPVTLRQVDAPLGTLTVTLRGGEALTLALAVAAQVQVHGDRD
- a CDS encoding RNA polymerase sigma factor, with the protein product MNDLTDAQLVRLAAQPGPHREAAFEALVRRHAGRVHRVAAGTVGAGAADDVVQEVFISVERHLGGFRGEAQFTTWLHRVTLNACHKALAVRRHLPLEDAPEPVAPHNPVQAGEQADLRERLAWAMRQLPPEQRDVLTLRELSGLDYAEIAEVLGLELGTVKSRLNRGRAALRTLLSGIGVTP